One genomic window of Prochlorococcus marinus str. NATL2A includes the following:
- a CDS encoding DUF4214 domain-containing protein: MSNSSIDFLLNNSNQRDYIKTIIENKLINYSLSANHSNIESNWFQKTFKHITNLSGIEFILTDQTSSDIHYTLEIVSENEWDKTDDLSKRIIGTDNKKFNYQTTHKTDSYGGVRAQCEVTRVILKSLGLSFPNGDSLDENYTFNDSIMSGNLVGQLKAGRVISTTVNDQLAIQSILGTNKARLETEKYHNTKLNEDLLIGENGRKDYFILNRKGCYTGADAAHTFEESSDGQGTIFKNFDYLNASVANFNPEEGDKIFLSRKLFSPYGDGYPTNEEIALTSAWVNNDGKDVVIDLIQASEDLGPFETEDELHMNSSSNLIFNEAGKLILNVNGTEQYVGPWGGAVPSYVNGHLAAFIDIQDTHYKKLPLNCFEIVDYDWKAISNSYDNNFYKLADNRFGFGPTKDTVDEITGLSTIQFNDKSLHVTNDIKGTFDQVTGLNTDSGEMFRLYNAAFARFPDADGLKYWIDQFSSGRNTRRVVAQSFLGSAEFTEKYGSNVSDETYVNNLYKNVLGRDADAEGLNYWVGNLSSGLETRYEALLGFAESAENKTLFSEMTGLV, translated from the coding sequence ATGTCTAATTCGAGTATTGATTTTTTATTAAATAACTCTAATCAGAGAGATTATATAAAGACAATCATAGAAAATAAATTAATCAATTATTCTCTTTCCGCAAATCATAGTAATATTGAGTCTAATTGGTTTCAAAAAACTTTTAAACACATTACCAATCTTTCAGGCATAGAGTTTATATTAACAGATCAAACTTCATCAGATATTCATTATACTTTAGAGATAGTAAGTGAAAATGAATGGGACAAAACTGATGATTTATCAAAGAGAATTATTGGAACTGATAACAAGAAGTTCAACTACCAAACGACGCATAAAACTGATTCGTATGGCGGAGTTCGTGCTCAATGTGAAGTTACAAGAGTAATACTTAAATCTCTAGGTTTGTCATTTCCAAATGGTGATTCTTTGGATGAAAATTATACTTTTAATGATTCGATTATGTCAGGTAATTTAGTTGGTCAACTAAAAGCTGGAAGAGTGATTTCAACAACAGTTAATGATCAATTAGCTATTCAATCCATACTAGGTACAAATAAGGCAAGATTAGAAACTGAAAAATATCATAATACAAAATTAAATGAGGATTTATTAATAGGAGAAAATGGGAGAAAGGATTATTTTATTCTAAATAGAAAAGGTTGCTATACAGGAGCAGATGCGGCTCATACATTTGAGGAAAGTTCTGATGGGCAAGGAACTATTTTTAAGAATTTTGATTATTTAAATGCATCGGTTGCGAATTTTAATCCAGAGGAAGGAGATAAAATATTTTTGTCTAGAAAATTATTTAGCCCATATGGAGATGGGTACCCTACAAATGAAGAAATAGCTTTAACAAGTGCATGGGTAAACAATGATGGTAAAGATGTAGTGATCGATCTCATACAAGCGTCGGAGGATTTAGGTCCATTCGAGACTGAAGATGAATTGCATATGAATTCATCTTCTAATTTAATTTTCAATGAGGCAGGTAAACTTATATTGAATGTGAACGGTACAGAACAGTATGTTGGACCATGGGGAGGTGCTGTCCCTTCATACGTGAATGGACACCTTGCAGCATTTATAGATATTCAAGATACTCATTATAAAAAGCTACCACTTAATTGCTTTGAGATAGTTGATTACGATTGGAAAGCTATATCTAATAGTTATGATAATAATTTTTACAAGTTAGCTGATAATCGTTTTGGATTTGGTCCAACAAAAGATACTGTCGATGAAATCACTGGATTGAGCACGATTCAGTTTAATGACAAGAGTTTGCATGTAACTAATGATATCAAAGGAACCTTTGATCAAGTCACCGGATTAAACACTGACTCCGGTGAAATGTTCCGTCTCTACAACGCTGCATTCGCTCGCTTTCCTGATGCTGACGGACTTAAGTATTGGATAGATCAGTTTAGTTCTGGACGTAACACTAGACGAGTCGTTGCTCAATCATTCTTAGGATCTGCAGAATTCACTGAGAAGTATGGAAGCAATGTTAGTGATGAGACGTATGTCAATAATCTCTATAAGAATGTGCTTGGTAGAGACGCTGATGCTGAAGGACTTAACTACTGGGTTGGTAATCTCAGCAGTGGACTTGAAACGCGCTATGAAGCGCTCCTAGGGTTTGCAGAATCAGCTGAGAACAAAACCCTCTTTTCTGAAATGACCGGACTTGTTTAA